The Alnus glutinosa chromosome 8, dhAlnGlut1.1, whole genome shotgun sequence DNA segment AACACTGCTAATCAGTTGGAAGAGCCCAGTACTgggcctaattttttttttattattattattattaagtaaatcaatcttattaaaaagcgcaaaggggcgcaatcCAATTACACGGGgaatatataagagaaacaccCACTTAGGGGCCTAAAAGTAAACCTACGTATGTCAAATGACAAAAaaccgaaaaaataaaaaaaataaaaaaaataaaaaaaataaaaaaaataaaaaataaaaaataaaattcaaatagaaaTTAAGGAAGCattgaaatcaaaagaaaacacaCCAACAGAAGGTTAATACCAGATAGAGCAGTTAAAGAAGGCCATGCAACCGAATTCATCAttgaggccaaaaaaaaaaaaatctgaatgaaatgaaatagaaaaagacCATACCTAAAGTGGACTGCCGAACCAAATTTGGACGCCTGTGTTGGGCCAAGGCTAGCACGACAGCATCCTCAACCTTGAAACAGCAGTGATACAAAAATGTATTATAAGTATGTAGgccttcctttttattttctttcttttttagcaaaaagaatagattgggaagaaaaaaaaactcttgtaAAACGTATGAtgacaagaaaaatgaaaaagagtcTCAAAGTCCATGTTAGATAAGGAACAACCCTTAAGGCACACGACATGTACCTTATCTTTACAGAATACATCTCAGGGAAAATTACATAGGAAATAGCAAATAATAGAAAAGTGAACACAGCTTTAAAACCAATAAtagtaattgaaaaaaaaaaagacctttaGAGAAGCCAGTTCCCTCAAGCCCATTTCAACTGAAAGCATACTCTCTATATTTCCTTCTCCTGTGAGATCATTTATATCCCTGACAAGCTTACTCCTGTCGGGATCATCGCCACCTGCTCCAATTCAGACAATGTAAAAGACTAACTCGATGGGAgctataaaaatcaaataatggATATTGACAGAAATAAAATGTATGTTATCAATGGCTGAAAACTAGCCTCTATGCAACGAAACCTCCTTAGCCTTTTGTCCAGCAGAAATGACAACTTCAAATGGTAAAGGGGCTAAAGACGACCAATGCTCATGCTTTGACAGTGCTATATCTGCACATATGcctacaaaacaagaaattttacaatcaagcTCATGCATCCCAGTTTGCTCatcgggatttgattcttgcactacaccatcacaacaactgcacaacaacccctcacatgagggtgggccacaatgtgtgggacccaccctcatgtgagaggttgttgtgcagttgttgtaaatctaacattttccttgcTCATCAAGCAAGGACACATTGAAGTAAGGTGCAACTCATTTCCTCTTTCAATCAGGAGAAGATGGTAACAAGTTGATTACCATGCTGTACAGCTAAACCCCAGTAGCGAGCAAGCCAACATCTCTTAAGAACAACCTCCTCCTACAAAACAGATTCAGTAATAGAGTTAGCAGTCTGGACAGATGATCATAAATCTCATTTGATTATCAAAAGACAAACCATCTCTTCTTGAGTCAAAATCATTCTCTGTGTCATTGTCCGAAGAGCCTTAGCTTCAGATTCTGCTTCTCGGAGGTGTTCCAGAGCTGTTGTAGCGTCATCTTTTAAGttctaataaaaacaaaattgcaaGGCGTGAAACTATTAGTTAAAtcaggaaataaaaaaagaaaggctaGGAATACATATTTTAACGGGGGAACATCTGAGCATACTTATCGGCAAAAATTACCTCAACTTCTGTACGAAGAACTGCAATCTCATCATCCCTCCCATCCTTGGTTTGTTTTGCAGCCTTTAGAGCAGCCTGTGACAAAAAAGTATTCTGCAGTCTAAGAACAGCCACAAAGAGCTCATTGTATCCCAAATTATGACACAATGTCAATACAGCCCTCGTAAAAATTGAACTAGCTCATATGGTGActtgttctttttcctttttttttttttttttttgggggggggggggggggggggggttgaatAGGTACTAAACAAGTCACACTCCAACACATTAAACCCATGACTTCACCCTCCACCTCTTAtttttgggggagaagatgccaTCGGTCCAATGGCCACCGGCAAGTTTAATCAAGTTTAttgaccaaagaaaataaaatgctcAACCATTGCCAATGTCATATTTATGCCACATCCATTCTTCACACATACCTCTCTTTGACGCAAAATTTCTTCCTTCCTGCAGATAAATCATGCATAGAATTATAAACCAAGAATATTAAACTATAAAATGGCAAAAGCAGATCAAAccaaatttactttttcaacaATTTGACTTCGAGGGAAACGCCCTCTCCAAGAGTAGCAACCTGTAAAAGTAGAATTCAACATGAACAGAGATAAATCAGCACCAACACTTTTTCGAGAGATTACTTCAGTGCTAATTTGTTTAACATCACGAACACACGAACAAGAACTAAAATTGATGACAAAATAAACTGACTGACAACTTACACAGCAACCAGCCCAACAAATAGCTACTTGAATACACTATATATACTTAACGTACAAGAAGTTGACACTTTCCTTATAGGTAGGGTAATGCATATCAAGTTCCAGGACATACAAACAGCAAAAAATACAACCAACAAATTTACTTGCATTCAGCTGGTATTATATAAAATGTTGAACTGTTTTCAAGGAATATGTTCGACAATAAAGGGTAAGAACAGATACCTATGCCaagaaattcattaaaaaaacaaaaggtgcACCCCCACCTggctagaaaaagaaaacaaatcaagaaagtcatgaaaactaaaaatatgaaaacaatcaTAGGCACTTGTCCATTGGAAGAGGGTATAGAAAAAGAGGGCCTTTAACTCCGCCAGCGTGCTCTCACTATCTTCAAAGCTTCGGTCAtttctctctccaaatacacaaCATCATGCATAGCAGAATTATTTTCCAAATAGCTTCACTCTGAGGACTACAAAAGGTCTCTCACCCAACGAGGCGTGACCCATGCAAACTCGAATAATCCAAAAAGAGAGCTCCATAAGGCACTAGCTATCTCGTCATGGAGAAAAAGGTTAATGGTTTCCCCACTCTTGCACATACAGCACCAATCTACCACAATGATATGCCGCTTTCTTAGGTTGTCCAAAGGGAGAATCTTACCTAAAGCAGccagccaagccaagccaaaaaaaaaaaaaaaaaaactttcaaaggaGCCTTACTTCGCCAATTACACTTCCAAGGAAAGGAAGTGCTATCATGGGGGGTTCGAACACTATAGAACAATCTCACATCAACAATCCTTTCTTAGAGGGGTTCCAACGAAGCTTGTCCACACTGTCTTGCCTCAATCTGATGGAGTACAACTTATAAAAGAATGACCATAAGAAATCCAACTCCCAATTATGCGCCACTCCAGCAAAGTTGACAGTTCACTAAGGGGAGCCATTAGAGAATAGAAGGTGATCAGCCACAAAAGCATTCCTGGAGGAGGCAATGCTAAACAACTCTAGAAACATTTCCTTTAGGGGGGTGATTctcaccacacatcatgccaaaaattAATCTTGGagcatcacccacctcaaatctattGTGCCTTGAAAATACCTCCCAACCTTTCCTAATGAATTTTCAGAGACCCGCCCAATAAGACCCATTGACTCCATTGGATCACCATCCACCCCACTAACTACCATATTTGAAATCTACAATCAATCTCCAAAGTGCCGCTCTCTCATAAGCATAATGTCATAACCACTTACCTAAAAAGGTACAGTTGAACTAGATCAAATTTCGAACCCCCAGACCCCCCTCAGAGAGTGGCGAGCATACCTTGGATCAGCTAACCAAGTGAAATTTGATCTCATCTCCCATAcctccccacaagaaatccTGGTGCAACATCTCAATGCAATTGGCAACGCCAACTAGGAGAGGAAACAAAGACATAAAGTAGGTAGGCAAATTAGACAAAGTGCTCTTAATCAAAGTAGTCCAACCCCCTTTAGACAAATACTATCGCttccaaccaaccaaccaatgCTCAatcttttcaataacaccattccaaatagatttGGCTTTAAAAGACGCACCCAACGGAAGGCCTAGGTACTTCATAGGCAAATAAGAGACTTTGCATTCCAAGATCCCTGTCAAATCGTCTACATTATTGACATTACAAACAAGAACCAATTTTGATTTGGCCAAGTtgatcttcaagcccaaaagagattcaaaacaaagaaagcaaATTACGGAGGTGATCGGGATTTgccccacaaaaaattaaagtgcCATCTGCAAACAAAATGTGAGAAATATCAATCCCACCTACATTCTCAGTCCCTATAGAAAATCGAGACAACAAACCTACTCTCATAGCTGTAGAGATGTCCAAAGCCTCCATCACACTGACAAACCGCAATGTAGACAGAGGATTCCCTTGTCTCAAGCCACAAGAACTACTAAAGAAGAGTGCACGAAATACAATGAGTTGTCTATGAacaccattttcccccaaaaccgcttctcaacatatacaacagaaaatcctaattaacatgatcaaaagctttttctaaatccaatttgcaaagcacacctGGCTCTTAGATTTGAttctactatcaaggcattcataaGCAATAAGAACATGATCTAGAATTTGCCTTCCCTAGATGGAAGCGTTCTGAAGcttggaaataatcttctccaataCCATTTTCATTCTATTAGCAAGCAATTTGGTAATGATTTTGTAAATGCGGCTTACTAGACTAATCAGGCAAAAATCCTTAAGCTAGTTGCCCTTGAAGTTGCCCTTGAAATCTTCGGAATAAGAGCGATGAAAGTAGCATTAAGGTTCTTTTCAAACTTCCCTCTAGCATGGAAATCATGAAAAGCCTTCATAATATCTTCTTTTAAAACATCACAGAAGGcttgaaagaaagccatagagaaaCCATCAAGGCCTGGGGCTTTCATAGCTTTCACAACCTCCAAAACCTCCCCTTCCTCGAACACTCTTTCCACCCAATTGgcctccacctcaccaatagaGTCAAAAGAGAGGCCGTCCAACTTAGGTCGCCAATGAATTGCTCGCAGTACAGTTTGTCATAAAATTGTACAATATGCTCACTAATCTCTACCTGGCCAGTGGAAGTTGAACCATCAACTAACAGAGATTCAATGGAATTAAACCTTCTGTTATAATGAAAATTAAATCTATGCCACATATATGAAACCAAATTTACAAATAAAGGTGAACTGATTTAAAATGACAATAATAACAATTAATGACTAAAACAATTGACCTGTTTCTCAAGCTCCCTAGCTCTGGCCTCTGCTTGCTCACGTCTTTCTTCTGCAAGTCTAAGCTGTACAGCATTCTCAGGCATCAATGTTATATGTCACATACGACATAtgcaaaaaaaatcaactctttttttttttttttttgagtttagtTTGCATACCTTGTTAATTatatcctcattttcttcttgaagCATATCAAGCTGCAATTTCGATACATGTTAGCGTTGAAACTATTGCTTCAAGAATTACATTTCAAATCCCACAAAATACTGAGTTTAAAGTTGGCGTAAACCATATACGGTTTCGTTTAATATATTTCAAATGATATCTGTTACTGTTATCTAGACAGAAATTTATGGATGTGAGTGGCATACTTCATCACGAATTGCAGAAGCTTCACGCTGATCTCCTTTATCTTTTAAGTTGAGTTGTCCAATCTCTGGCGTAAACCTGCATTATTAGACCAGTAATAACATTAAGCAACAGAATGCATAACATCAATTGTCCACCAAAAGACCCTAGAAAACAAAGTTCGTCAACTTCTTATCAGACAGCAGATGAATGCACCTACTACATATGTAAGCACCTCCATACATAAAATAAGCATGGGCACAGCCACATATGTGATTGATACATAGAAAAAGTTGATCCCAACCTACCATTGGTAGGTGGCCAGAATCAACAAAGAGAGTGCAGAGAAAGTTGGCAGATGATAATTTGTATCACAATAAGGAACTGAtcttttatacaatttttttgggACAAGCAAAGATGCTGTAAAAGTTGACTCATGTAATGTGCACCAGAGTTGAGGATCAGAAAGTATTAGTGCAGGGGAAAACAACAGTTGCTGAATTTTTATTGCAACCCGGACTGCAGGAGCAGAACTGGGATTTTAAATGTGGGTggatgatattttttaaaaaaataaaataaaattaagggggtatcattttgatttttttttaaaaaaataaaaaataaaaaattataaggatttttttacaaaaatgtgGGGAACATTTTGAGGCTTGATACATA contains these protein-coding regions:
- the LOC133874657 gene encoding coiled-coil domain-containing protein SCD2-like isoform X2, giving the protein MSVRSTNLVPPSRSSLRTPMSIPPIDTPTSRNREKRFTPEIGQLNLKDKGDQREASAIRDELDMLQEENEDIINKLRLAEERREQAEARARELEKQVATLGEGVSLEVKLLKKKEEILRQREAALKAAKQTKDGRDDEIAVLRTEVENLKDDATTALEHLREAESEAKALRTMTQRMILTQEEMEEVVLKRCWLARYWGLAVQHGICADIALSKHEHWSSLAPLPFEVVISAGQKAKEVSLHRGGDDPDRSKLVRDINDLTGEGNIESMLSVEMGLRELASLKVEDAVVLALAQHRRPNLVRQSTLDSKSPGDPKFMEAYELSEEEAEDVLFKAAWLTYFWRRAKVHGVEEDIAEERLHLWINRSGQSPTSHDAVDVERGLLELRKLGIEQQLWEASRKEIDQPLSSAAANHKPNGDSGTS